The Proteus terrae subsp. cibarius genome contains the following window.
TGATGCCCGGGTTTGTTAATAGCTCAATGAAAGGAGCCCAATTCTTAATTGCTAACGGGTCAATAAGAGAGATCTGTTTACCGTCATACATCTGGATCAAACCAAGATGAGGGTAATAGGTACGTATGCGGACAAACTCTGTATCTAAAGCAATTTGTGAAGCCTCTGAAGCAGCTTTACAGGCGGAATCTAGTGCAGTGTCTGTCGTAATCAATTGATAATTCAAAACAGGTTTCTCTTGTTTTTATGTCTAATGACTTTTTATGTGATCACAAAAACGCCGGTATAAACCGGCGAAATTGAAAAAGGTTATTGAGTGTTGTATCAAGATTCAGTTGAGGTTTTCAACTCTTTTTCTTCATTTCTTAACTCTCTGCGTAAAATTTTACCAACATTTGATTTTGGTAATTCATCACGAAACTCAATAATTTTAGGTACTTTATAACCTGTTAGGTAACGACGACAGTGTGTTTTTATCTCATCTTCCGTTAATGATGGATCTTTTTTCACAATGAAAACTTTAACTGTTTCACCTGAGTTTTTGCTCGGTACGCCAATTGCAGCCGACTCCAAAACCTTAGGATGTGCCGTAACGACTTCTTCGACTTCATTAGGGTATACATTAAAGCCTGAAACTAAGATCATATCTTTTTTACGGTCAATGATACGAATAAAGCCTTCGTCATCCATTGTCGCAATATCACCTGTTGCGACCCAACCATCGTGTAGAACTTCATCAGTTGCATCAGGGCGATTCCAATAACCCTTCATTACCTGAGGGCCACGAACCCACATTTCACCGCCTACAGTGCGGTCAACTTCGTTACCTTCATCATCAATAAACTTAACGTCCGTTGAAGGTACAGGTAATCCAATACTACCACTGTATTTTTTCAGATTATAAGGGTTACCAGTGACTAAAGGAGAACATTCCGTCAAGCCATAACCTTCTAATAAATGTTTACCCGTTAACTCTTCCCACTCTTTAGCAACACTACTTTGAACAGGCATACCGCCGCCAACAGAGAGATTCAATTTGGAGAAATCGAGTTGACGAAATTCTGGATTTTGCAACCAAGCATTAAATAAAGTATTTACGCCAGTGATTGCCGTGACAGGGTAACGTCCTAGCTCTTTAATTGTACCTTTCACATCACGAGGGTTAGTGATAAGTAAGTTTTTACCACCAATTTCAATAAAGAGTAGACAGTTAACGGTTAAAGCAAAAACGTGATACAGCGGTAATGCAGTTACCACCAGCTCTTTGCCTACATTTAGTGCGGGTACATAAGCCGCTTTCGCTTGCTCAAGGTTTGCCAACATATTGCGATGCGTTAACATTGCGCCTTTAGCAATTCCCGTTGTGCCTCCTGTATATTGCAAGAAGGCTAAGTCTTTACCTGTAATTTCAGGTTTAATATATTGCATACGATAGCCAAAATGCATTGCTCTACGAAATGAAATTGCATCAGGCAAATTATATTTAGGAACTAATCGTTTGATATATTTAACAACAAAGTCGACTAATGTTGCTTTAGGACGGGATAGTTGATCACCCATTCGGGTCAAAATAACGTGTTTAATACTGGTATTAAATACGATTTTTTCGAGCGTATGCGCAAAGTTAGAGACTATTACAATGGCACTTGCACCACTGTCATTTAACTGATGTTCAAGTTCTCTTGGTGTGTAAAGTGGGTTTACGTTTACGACAACCATGCCTGCACGAAGAATACCGAAAAGCGCGATAGGATATTGCAGTAAATTAGGCATCATTAAGGCGACACGATCACCTTTTTTCAATCCTAAGCCATTTTGCAGGTATGCTGCAAAAGCACGGCTACGCTCTTCAAGTTTGCGATAAGTCATGACCTCGCCCATATTGATAAAGGCGGGTTGATCTGCGTAATTTGCGACAGCGTTTTCAAGCATCTCTGCAAGGGATGCAAAACGGTCCGGGTCAATTTCAGCCGGGACATCTGCCGGATAACGTTTAAGCCAGACTTTTTCCAAAGTAGTACTCCTGATTAATCGCACTTCTTGGGTTAATATTGTGTTTCATTTTTAACAAAGTATTAACTCATCCTACCAGCACAAACAATTTTCTGTTGTGAAGATGCGAAGTGTGTCACTAAATATTTTATTTTTAGATTAACAAAAAAGAAGGCGGTCAAAACCGCCCTCTCTTTTATTTTTATTCAACTTTAATAACTCTATTAGATAGTTACCTAATATATTATAGATATTGATTATACACCGTTTCACACAAATGAAGATAAAATATTATATCGTCATGCAATCTAATGCCCGCTTTTTATTCTAAAACGGGTACAACCTGACCAGTTCCATATGGATATCCACCATAACCGCCATATCCATGGTGATAACCCCAATATGGGCCATCTCCATAATATCCCCATGTCATAACAGGTGCGGGCATAATGACTTGCTGTGTCAGTGTCCAGCGTTTCATACCTGTCACATCAATACGTAAAAATGGATAACTGGCCTCACCAACTTTGCCAGTTTCAACACCTTTAATAGTACCAACAACGGTTACGTATTGATTTTTATAATCAGAGGGATCTAAGAAATGCATAACATTAGCATAGAGACGCCCAATAGAAGGCTGATGTAATTCGGGCGCAGCATCGTATTGAGAAAGAGGCATAACGGCAATTTCTAGCTGCGTTGATGATTGAAGATTTTTAACATCAATCACACGCCCACCAAAACGCCCTTCTTGACCAATATAAAGTTCAGGCGCAACAAAAACACCATTTAAATTAGTCACTGGCGTTGCTGATGTACCTTTTATTGATTCAGGTATAGAGACGCATCCCGCTAGAAACAAAGCACCAGATAGAAATAGCGCTTTGCTTACCAAACGGTAGTTTAATTGTCTGTTCATAAACCACCTCATTGCAAGTCAATATTAACGTTACTCTATAATAATATTATAGCTTAGCTTCACTCTTAGGCTTCTAATAGATACTTCTAAATCTATTCACGGCCAGGCAGTTTTTTCCATGTCACTTCATTACGTAAATAAACTGGCTCAGCGTCTTCAACTTTCGTTGCTTTACCTTCATGCCAAGCGGTTACAGCAAGAGGTAACATATCTTGTGCAACAGGAAGCGTAATCTCAGTTTCAACAACAGTGAAAGGCAGTGCCTCTTTTAAATCAGGATAAGCTTGCCATCCTGTACCTGCCATCGCCCATGTTCCTGTTGTTAATTGTAATGCTTCAATAAATTGCTCAGGTTTCATTACGGCTTCAGTGTCTTCGCCTATCCAAACACCTTCATCATTACGCTGATATTGAGCGCAATAAATTTCACCCATACGCGCATCGATTGCCACGAGAACTTGTTTAATACCCGTTGTTCTAAAGACACCTTCAGCCATTGTGGCAAGTGATGAAATACCAATCATGGATAATTCTGCACCTAGCGCGATGCCTTGTGCAACACCTACACCAATACGAACACCTGTAAAACTTCCGGGACCTCGTCCAAAAGCAAGTGCATCTAATGATTGCAATGTGATGTTTGCTTCTTCTAAGGCGCTTTTCACCATAGGTAAAATCTTTTGTGTATGTTCACGAGGTGAGATTTCAAAACGTGAAGCAACAACGCCTTCATTCCAAACTGCAACTGAACAAGATTCTGTTGCAGTATCAATTGCTAAAATTCGCAGTGACACGCCATAACTCCGGCAAATTCGATAATTAAAAGAGGAAGAATAATATCATAATAGTGTTCAACAGAATAAACACACATTCTGTGCGATCGCTATTATGAATCCGATATTTCTTGTATTTCATTCTGCTGTGCGCGTTGGCTCAAAAACTTCATTGTTTTTTCGAGTGAACGCGTGCGAGGTGATGGAGGCAAACTACTTAAAAAAACTTCACCATAAGCACGAGAAACTAACCTATCATCACAAACTATAATTGCACCATAATCGTGTACATCACGAATTAACCGCCCAACACCTTGTTTTAAACTAATAACAGCATCAGGAATTTGGACGTCTCTAAAAGCATCTCCACCTCGCAATTCACAATCTTCAATGCGTGCTCTTAATAGAGGATCATCAGGTGCTGTAAATGGTAATTTATCAATAATCACGCAAGACAACGTATCGCCACGCACATCAACACCTTCCCAAAAACTTTGGGTCGCAACTAAAAGCGCATTTCCTGATGAAACAAATTTTTGCAGTAATTGCGTCTTACTCATTTCACCTTGCATCAATACAGGTAATGGCAAACTGGCTTTAAACTCTTCAGCAAGTCCACGCATCATGGCATGTGAGGTACAGAGGAAAAAACAGCGACCTTGGTTTTTTAAAATAACTGGCGTTAGCATAGTGGCTAAACGTTTTGCCGTATAAGGCTGATTTAATGGTGGCAGATAACGTGGCACACAGAGTAATGTTTGATGTTGATAATCAAATGGGCTGTTTAGGATCAGAGTTGTCGCACTTTCTAAGCCCAATCTATCTGTGTAATAAGACATCTGCTCATTTACAGAAAGTGTTGCTGAGGTAAATACCCAACTGCTTTTATGCGATTTGATTAATTCGCGAAATTTCTCTGCAACAGATAGCGGTGTGATAGCTAATAAAAAATGGCGACCATAACTTTCAAACCAATAGCTATAACCCGGAATTGTGGTATCAATCAGGCGTTTTAATCGATTGCGGTAAACAGTGGCACGTTCAAAAGCACTGTCAAGTAATTGGCTTCGCCCTAACGAGAGTTTCATTACGTCATAACTCAGTTCTAAGGCATCATCCAGTAACGTTAGAAAACGTTTTGTTTCGCCACCTTGCAATAGCTCACGTAAGTTTCCTCGATAACCTGTCTCACCTAACGCTAGGCGAAAATCCATTACCATCTGCGTTAATCTATCGGCACTTTTTTGTAACTGAACTTGGTCTCTCACTTCTGTGCGATAAGCAACAGTCATATCTCTGGCGAGATCAAACAACTGTCTACTGGTAAGTTGTTGGCCAAAATAATGGCTAGCAATATCTGGAATTTGATGGGCTTCATCAAAGATCATAATTTCAGCTTCCGGAATTAACTCACCAAAACCAGTATCTTTAACGACAGTATCTGCCATAAATAAATGGTGATTAACCACAACGACATCCGCATCCATTGCTTTTTTACGTGCGCTTAAAACATAGCACTCTTTATAACGAGGGCAATCACTCCCCAAGCAGTTATCGTTAGTGCTGGTGACTAAAGGCCAAACCCGACTATCTTCTGCAACACTATGACAACGGCTAACGTCACCATCTTCTGTTTGTGTTGACCATTGGCGTACATACATAACATCAGACAAAACTTCAGCTTCCAGATCACCACCACTGAGCATTTGCTGATCAAGTCGTTCTAAACAGAGATAGTTAGAGCGCCCTTTTAATAACGCCGTGTTACCATCATAATTAATCGCTTCAATGATCGTGGGTAAATCTCGGCTATATAATTGATCTTGCAAGGCTTTAGAGCCTGTTGAGATAATAGTTTTTTTACCCGAACGCAATGCAGGTACGAGATAGGCATACGTTTTTCCGGTACCTGTACCCGCTTCAGCAATAAGTACACCTTGCTTATCAATAGTTTCCGTTATTGATTTCGCCATTTGTCGTTGAGCTTCACGGGGATGAAATCCTGGAATAGTTCGGGTTAAAATCCCGTTTTCTGCAAAATCGTCTGACACAGGCATACTCTTTTTATAAAATAAGACGTAAATTATGCCAGTGGATAACCAAAAGTACCACCTATGCCGTTAATACTAAGGAGAACTCATAATGACAATTAAACGTATCGACCCTGAAGATCGCTGGTCTGAAGCCGTTATTCATAACGACACTATTTATTACACTGCAGTGCCAGAGAATTTATCAGGCGATATTATTGAACAAACAGCAGACACATTAGCGGCAATTGACGTTTTGTTACAACGTGTAGGTTCTGATAAAACTCAAATTCTTGATGCGACAATCTTTTTAGCTGATAAAGCTGATTTTGAGGGTATGAATAAAGCGTGGGATGCATGGGTTGCCAAAGGTAGCGCACCTGTGCGTTGTACTGTGCAAGCACAACTAATGCACCCTGAATATAAAGTCGAAATCAAAATTATCGCGGCAATGTGAAAATATTTAATAAGCACCTACTTTTATGGGTGCTTATTTTTTTGAATTTAGTTTATTGGCTAAATCATGATAATAATCTAATAAATGTTCATTACCATATACTCCACCGATATGGCTCGTGCCCATAAATGTTAAGAAAAACTCAAAAGGCCCATAAAACTTTTGAGAAGTAAAATGACGTAATATAAAAATAGTCATTTTTCTTAATACATCTGGTAAGTGGATAATTTTTATTTTCTTATTTAATGCCATGCCTGCAAGTTCAGCAATTTGATTTAATGACAAAATATCAGGCCCACCCACAGAAATTTCTTTCGTAGTATGCCCTATCATTTTAATCACAAATTCGGCTAGATCTTTTCCAGAAATAGGATTTATTTGTTGTTCTCCTGAGCCAAATAAATAGACTTTTCCTGATGAGGCCATTTGTAAGAAATCCCCCATATCACTGAAATAGCCATTTGGCCTAATGACACAATAAGGTAAATTCGATTGTTTCAATTTATCAACAAAACGTTCTTTGGCTTCAAAGATTTTTAATTGGCGGTATTTATCTCCATCAATAGCAGAGATATAAATAAACTGTTGAACTTGTGATTTTATTGCTTCTTCAAGAAGATTTATATTTGCTTGATAATCAACATCCATATAGGTTAACCCCTCTTTTTGTCGAGTGATCCCTATCGTGGAAATAACACAGTCAATATCTTTTGTACTATTTTTTAATTGCTCGGGTTTTGTTATTTCACCAATAAAAATATCATCAACATCAGTAAACAGTGCTGCTTGCGAGCGATTTCTGACTAAAACACGCACCCAATAGCCTTGTGTTTTTAATGCTTGTACAAGAAATCGGCCTAAATAACCTGTTGCACCTGCAACTAATATCCGTTTCATCTCTATTCCTATTTTTTTCATGTTATCAGTAAAAAATAACATCAAAGAGAAAATAATAACAATAGTGTTTTTCCATAAAACCTCTGCATATTCACTATTATTAAAGATAGAAAGAATATTTTAATTTTTACTGTTTTTTGACTTTAACTTATAGCCTCTGAATGCCAACAGGCTATCAATCTGCAATTTTAGATACCCTTTTCTACTATTTAAATTTGTTATTACTATGTTTTATATCGTAATCGGTTTGTATATAAAATAACTTTTAGGACAATGAAGAAAAAATTAAATTTATATCACTCTAAAAAGATTAAACAGTAGATACAAAAAAGCTGAATTCCGATGAATTCAGCTTTTTTAATATAATTTATTCTTGCTGTGATTATTAAATTTCTATTTTTACCAAAATGGTACTTATTAAATTACTGAGATTTAAGCAAATTTAATCATTACCATACCAACCAGTAATAATATAATTCCACCCCATCCTTTATAATTGAGTCTTTGATTAAATAAAATCCAACCGGCGGCGATAGTTGCAATAATTCCGAATGCTCCCCAAAGTGCATAAGCTACCGAAAGCTCTATTCCTTTGACGGCCATTGCCAGTGCACTAAAAGCACCTAACACACAAAATAGTGATAATATTCCTAATCCCATTCGACTAAAACCGTTCGACATTTTTAAGAATATATTCGCGACAATTTCGAGAACTACAGCAAGAATTAAAAATGCACCGTGCCACCATTCAAATTGAGCTAACATAATTAAGCCTCCTTGATATTGGCAGGAATTGGCTTATTCGCTCCTTTTACAGCACTGGCAACATGCTTAGCTTTACCAGCAATACTTTTTACCGATTCTGTTGTTTTCTTAGCAACAGCCGATTTTTTAGTACCTGATTTGATAAGCGTGATCCCTGCAATTAGCATTGCTAGGCCACCTAATTTTAATGGTGAAAGTGATTCACCAAACCACAGGACACTGAATGTCGTAATAATGACAATTCCAATACCTTCCCAAAGTGCATATGCTACACCTAATGCCACTTTTTTAACGGCTATGGCTAAAAAGATATAGGAAGTGGCAATCATCAACCACATCACAATCATACCAGTGTAACCACCGCTCACACTGGCGTACTTCATAGATAAAGTACCGATAACTTCACAAACAATAGCTAATGCTAAAAATATCCAATAAATCATTTTTTCATCTCTCATACACATTCGAAATACGCCAAAACGTTTCTTGCGCAGAAGATAGAGAATATGTAGATAGTCTTTCTGGCGGCAATAGAAGCCGAACGTTAAGGCAACGTCGTTTCCTGATAACTCAGGAATTAAGATGAGAGGTTTCTATAATGCGCCACACCAGTAGTGTTCGCTGGATAAAATAGCAGAAAGGAATAACTTATAGGTAGAACGTTTAACTTTGACGCTTTTGGCGCTAGTCATGATTATTTATTCTTTCATCGCACAGACCATCCGCACGATATACTCCGAACCCTCATATAAGATGGTTAAATGTTACATGATATTTCTATCACGCCAAATTATTTAAAGCAATGCTTTTGAGGAAAAATTTTTAGTTAATTGGTTGGTTTTGTTTAAGTTTTAGTTTCCAACTTAAATTAGATTGCATAGTTAATCAGTAGTTTTACGATCCTTCAGCGGTTTTATTCATCTAAAGCACTGAATCTATGCTTATAGGCAAAAAAATACCCAGCAAAACTGGGTATCTTAATCGTCGAATAAACAATAAAGGCGTTATTGATTATTCAATTTCATTCCAAGAACGACCATCACGGGTGATCATTGCAACAGATGCCACTGGTCCCCAAGTACCTGCTTGATATGGTTTAGGTAGCTCATTATCGCATTCCCATGCGTTAATGATTGAATCTACCCATTTCCATGCTTCTTCTACTTCATCTCGACGTACGAACAATGCTTGAATGCCACGCATAGCTTCTAACAATAAACGTTCGTAAGCATCTGCTAGATGCGTTTGATTAAATGTTTCAGAGAAGCTCAAGTCCAGCTTGGTTGTTTGTAAACGGTGTTTATGATCAAGCCCCGGTGCTTTGTTTAGTACCTCGATATCGATACCTTCATCTGGCTGTAAACGAATAGTCAGCTTATTTTGTGGTAACTCTTGATAAGTCTCACTGAAGATATTCAGCGCAGGCTTTTTAAAATAAACCACAACTTCTGAACATTTACTTGGTAGGCGTTTACCTGTTCTTAGATAGAACGGAACACCTGCCCAACGCCAGTTGTCAATATCAGCCCGGATTGCCACAAATGTTTCTGTATTACTGGTTTTATTCGCACCTTCTTCATCAAGATAACCAGGTACTTTTTTGCCTTGTACAAAACCACCAGTATATTGTCCACGAACCGTCTTTTCGCGAATATTGGTGTTATCAATACGGCGTAACGAACGTAAGACTTTCACTTTTTCTTGGCGAATACTGTCAGCCGTTAAATCAGCGGGTGGTGACATCGCTATCATAGTCAGGATTTGTAATAGGTGGTTCTGCACCATATCACGCATTTGACCAGCTTGATCAAAATATCCCCAACGCCCTTCAATACCCACTTCTTCTGCAACAGTAATTTGGACATGATCAATCGTTTTATTGTCCCAATTGTTGACAAATAGTGAGTTTGCGAAGCGCAGTGCTAATAGATTTAAAACGGTTTCTTTACCTAAATAGTGGTCAATACGATAAATTTGAGTCTCTTTAAAGTATTTCGCCACACTATCATTAATAGAAACTGAAGACGCCAAATCTGTCCCTAATGGTTTTTCCATTACGACACGATTAGGCTCTTTATTTAATTTTGCATGCCCTAATCCCTGACACATCGCACTAAAGGTGCTTGGAGGCATAGCAAAGTAATAGATAGCCGGTAATTTATCTTGTTTTAGATGCTTTGATAACTCAATGAAATGGTCGGTTTCATTAACATCAAGATTACAAAAATCTAAGCGATCACTTAAGCGTTGCCAAACTTCAGGGTTAATTTCTTCTTTTAAAAAGGTTTTTAACGCTTCATGAGCGACATTTTTATATGCCTCAACATCCCAATCAGCACGACCGACACCAATAATACGAGAGTCAGGGTGAATATATCCAGCTTTTTCCAATTGATATAATGATGGAATGAGCTTACGGCGTGCTAGATCCCCTTTCGTACCGAAGATAACCAGATCACAGGCCTGAGCAGTCGATATCGCTGCCATAGAACGTCTCCTCATGATGAGATTTTGTAATTTTGTTACAGAATTTTGTATTAATGTACTCTTTTGGATGTATTCAGTAAATACACTTGCACATTTTAGTCTCTAACTTACCACACATATTATAATGCTTCATTTTATGCCTAGTGTTTTATCCTTTCCTGTAACTTTACTACAGTTTTGTTTCTTGTTTTCAACTTTGAAAGTTAGACACACGTCATACTTTAACGAAAAAAGCCCTGTTTACCGATGGTTTACACTGCAAGCCTTGTTCTTTGCGTAGTATATTTTCATAAAACCGTTATAGATTTCTCCTTTTATTGAAATTGGCAAAGCCAAG
Protein-coding sequences here:
- the zwf gene encoding glucose-6-phosphate dehydrogenase, with translation MAAISTAQACDLVIFGTKGDLARRKLIPSLYQLEKAGYIHPDSRIIGVGRADWDVEAYKNVAHEALKTFLKEEINPEVWQRLSDRLDFCNLDVNETDHFIELSKHLKQDKLPAIYYFAMPPSTFSAMCQGLGHAKLNKEPNRVVMEKPLGTDLASSVSINDSVAKYFKETQIYRIDHYLGKETVLNLLALRFANSLFVNNWDNKTIDHVQITVAEEVGIEGRWGYFDQAGQMRDMVQNHLLQILTMIAMSPPADLTADSIRQEKVKVLRSLRRIDNTNIREKTVRGQYTGGFVQGKKVPGYLDEEGANKTSNTETFVAIRADIDNWRWAGVPFYLRTGKRLPSKCSEVVVYFKKPALNIFSETYQELPQNKLTIRLQPDEGIDIEVLNKAPGLDHKHRLQTTKLDLSFSETFNQTHLADAYERLLLEAMRGIQALFVRRDEVEEAWKWVDSIINAWECDNELPKPYQAGTWGPVASVAMITRDGRSWNEIE
- a CDS encoding SDR family oxidoreductase; amino-acid sequence: MKRILVAGATGYLGRFLVQALKTQGYWVRVLVRNRSQAALFTDVDDIFIGEITKPEQLKNSTKDIDCVISTIGITRQKEGLTYMDVDYQANINLLEEAIKSQVQQFIYISAIDGDKYRQLKIFEAKERFVDKLKQSNLPYCVIRPNGYFSDMGDFLQMASSGKVYLFGSGEQQINPISGKDLAEFVIKMIGHTTKEISVGGPDILSLNQIAELAGMALNKKIKIIHLPDVLRKMTIFILRHFTSQKFYGPFEFFLTFMGTSHIGGVYGNEHLLDYYHDLANKLNSKK
- the mdtJ gene encoding multidrug/spermidine efflux SMR transporter subunit MdtJ, with translation MIYWIFLALAIVCEVIGTLSMKYASVSGGYTGMIVMWLMIATSYIFLAIAVKKVALGVAYALWEGIGIVIITTFSVLWFGESLSPLKLGGLAMLIAGITLIKSGTKKSAVAKKTTESVKSIAGKAKHVASAVKGANKPIPANIKEA
- a CDS encoding RidA family protein, with protein sequence MTIKRIDPEDRWSEAVIHNDTIYYTAVPENLSGDIIEQTADTLAAIDVLLQRVGSDKTQILDATIFLADKADFEGMNKAWDAWVAKGSAPVRCTVQAQLMHPEYKVEIKIIAAM
- the fadD gene encoding long-chain-fatty-acid--CoA ligase FadD; amino-acid sequence: MEKVWLKRYPADVPAEIDPDRFASLAEMLENAVANYADQPAFINMGEVMTYRKLEERSRAFAAYLQNGLGLKKGDRVALMMPNLLQYPIALFGILRAGMVVVNVNPLYTPRELEHQLNDSGASAIVIVSNFAHTLEKIVFNTSIKHVILTRMGDQLSRPKATLVDFVVKYIKRLVPKYNLPDAISFRRAMHFGYRMQYIKPEITGKDLAFLQYTGGTTGIAKGAMLTHRNMLANLEQAKAAYVPALNVGKELVVTALPLYHVFALTVNCLLFIEIGGKNLLITNPRDVKGTIKELGRYPVTAITGVNTLFNAWLQNPEFRQLDFSKLNLSVGGGMPVQSSVAKEWEELTGKHLLEGYGLTECSPLVTGNPYNLKKYSGSIGLPVPSTDVKFIDDEGNEVDRTVGGEMWVRGPQVMKGYWNRPDATDEVLHDGWVATGDIATMDDEGFIRIIDRKKDMILVSGFNVYPNEVEEVVTAHPKVLESAAIGVPSKNSGETVKVFIVKKDPSLTEDEIKTHCRRYLTGYKVPKIIEFRDELPKSNVGKILRRELRNEEKELKTSTES
- a CDS encoding ATP-dependent DNA helicase — its product is MPVSDDFAENGILTRTIPGFHPREAQRQMAKSITETIDKQGVLIAEAGTGTGKTYAYLVPALRSGKKTIISTGSKALQDQLYSRDLPTIIEAINYDGNTALLKGRSNYLCLERLDQQMLSGGDLEAEVLSDVMYVRQWSTQTEDGDVSRCHSVAEDSRVWPLVTSTNDNCLGSDCPRYKECYVLSARKKAMDADVVVVNHHLFMADTVVKDTGFGELIPEAEIMIFDEAHQIPDIASHYFGQQLTSRQLFDLARDMTVAYRTEVRDQVQLQKSADRLTQMVMDFRLALGETGYRGNLRELLQGGETKRFLTLLDDALELSYDVMKLSLGRSQLLDSAFERATVYRNRLKRLIDTTIPGYSYWFESYGRHFLLAITPLSVAEKFRELIKSHKSSWVFTSATLSVNEQMSYYTDRLGLESATTLILNSPFDYQHQTLLCVPRYLPPLNQPYTAKRLATMLTPVILKNQGRCFFLCTSHAMMRGLAEEFKASLPLPVLMQGEMSKTQLLQKFVSSGNALLVATQSFWEGVDVRGDTLSCVIIDKLPFTAPDDPLLRARIEDCELRGGDAFRDVQIPDAVISLKQGVGRLIRDVHDYGAIIVCDDRLVSRAYGEVFLSSLPPSPRTRSLEKTMKFLSQRAQQNEIQEISDS
- the tsaB gene encoding tRNA (adenosine(37)-N6)-threonylcarbamoyltransferase complex dimerization subunit type 1 TsaB, with amino-acid sequence MSLRILAIDTATESCSVAVWNEGVVASRFEISPREHTQKILPMVKSALEEANITLQSLDALAFGRGPGSFTGVRIGVGVAQGIALGAELSMIGISSLATMAEGVFRTTGIKQVLVAIDARMGEIYCAQYQRNDEGVWIGEDTEAVMKPEQFIEALQLTTGTWAMAGTGWQAYPDLKEALPFTVVETEITLPVAQDMLPLAVTAWHEGKATKVEDAEPVYLRNEVTWKKLPGRE
- the mdtI gene encoding multidrug/spermidine efflux SMR transporter subunit MdtI; this translates as MLAQFEWWHGAFLILAVVLEIVANIFLKMSNGFSRMGLGILSLFCVLGAFSALAMAVKGIELSVAYALWGAFGIIATIAAGWILFNQRLNYKGWGGIILLLVGMVMIKFA
- a CDS encoding Slp family lipoprotein; the encoded protein is MNRQLNYRLVSKALFLSGALFLAGCVSIPESIKGTSATPVTNLNGVFVAPELYIGQEGRFGGRVIDVKNLQSSTQLEIAVMPLSQYDAAPELHQPSIGRLYANVMHFLDPSDYKNQYVTVVGTIKGVETGKVGEASYPFLRIDVTGMKRWTLTQQVIMPAPVMTWGYYGDGPYWGYHHGYGGYGGYPYGTGQVVPVLE